A single window of Debaryomyces hansenii CBS767 chromosome F complete sequence DNA harbors:
- a CDS encoding DEHA2F16082p (weakly similar to uniprot|Q01329 Saccharomyces cerevisiae YAL043C PTA1), protein MTSTPSNEVIEQLNQARNLAFSSKETFPQVLRQILQFASNPDIQIQRWCSKFFKESFLADETVLSRADKVDLAIDSIDSLIILLEIRDAEIFKDCIDTAIVVFRLVFRYVAENDGCGDVWQKLNELKNTLTNKFQSTFPLAPSDDEEHDMVRSIDSKLEILKFVILVIDYQSKSPSNITSFSLSQVPPNHSLIKQSIEAEAYGLVDVVLKVITNDILIPPLVTAVFNHFSVLARRKPQFVSKMLNVIENFDTNTKLQSNYQTIDEYKLSKKYVDRILRIFLNHLLRNQLVPSNYTSSLNKKLSLLVNRGDDIRKKNILSPSPEDSNIKKRKFDGFVNPSKRCKTNDYKNLYCLTDSTNELNNFDIATLPQNMLISMTLASLNKVSTNKLNKALDIIGERYKYAVANFSPTEIKKEQEGEYDDEDNDGDDFSPETNYTLPPPKDLSYQDKKEHINLIIKNFFKLADKNVSDVEEKQELGGKDTVTKELTKIAIKAWKKDSWFVLLTRLATRGMRTVDSTKTVIGSEKVENESTDVAQNEELSDLIRQSIFDHFLDNVHSRIDLIIEWLNEEWYSEKVFNEDVVYKQLTEKYIEEYESNPVENDSVEERVNREIDNIEIPTPTYNKWTGKVLDSLIPFLEPNDKKIFIRLLSDLPYLNEDLVSRIKSLCFDPVRSKIGFLSLQFLIMYRPPVKSACIHILEDLSNSDQEDLKEEATKLLKKYEQ, encoded by the coding sequence ATGACAAGCACACCTAGTAATGAGGTGattgaacaattgaatCAGGCCCGTAATTTAGCGTTTTCGAGTAAAGAAACATTTCCACAGGTATTAAGACAAATCTTGCAATTTGCAAGCAATCCAGATATCCAGATCCAAAGATGGTGTTCTAAATTCTTTAAGGAATCGTTTTTGGCTGACGAAACAGTGTTAAGCAGAGCCGATAAGGTTGACTTGGCGATAGACTCGATCGACAGTTTGATAATCTTGTTAGAAATTCGTGATGCGgaaatatttaaagatTGTATTGATACAGCGATAGTAGTATTTAGACTAGTATTTCGCTACGTTGCTGAAAACGATGGATGTGGTGATGTATGGcagaaattgaatgagTTAAAGAATACGTTAACTAATAAGTTTCAAAGCACATTTCCTCTAGCACCATCTGACGATGAAGAACATGATATGGTACGCAGCATAGATTCTAAGTTGgaaatcttgaaatttgtGATACTAGTAATTGACTATCAGTCTAAATCCCCCTCCAATATAACCAGCTTTTCTTTGTCACAAGTCCCACCAAATCATTCACTCATCAAACAGTCAATAGAGGCTGAAGCATACGGCCTAGTGGACGTAGTGTTGAAAGTTATTACCAATGATATACTCATACCGCCATTGGTCACTGCCGTATTTAACCATTTTTCAGTTCTAGCAAGAAGAAAACCCCAATTCGTTTCAAAAATGTTAAATGTGATAGAGAATTTTGACACCAATACAAAATTACAGTCAAATTATCAGACGATCGATGAATATAAGCTATCTAAAAAATATGTTGATAGAATCTTGAGAATTTTCTTAAACCATCTATTAAGGAACCAGCTAGTGCCTTCCAATTAcacttcttcattaaataaaaaattatcactCTTGGTGAATCGCGGTGACGATATCAGAAAGAAAAACATATTACTGCCATCACCAGAAGATTCGAATATTAAGAAACGTAAATTTGACGGATTTGTTAATCCATCAAAAAGGTGCAAGACAAACGACTACAAAAATTTGTATTGCTTAACTGACTCAACCAAcgaattaaataattttgatatagCAACACTTCCACAAAACATGTTGATATCAATGACATTGGCATCTCTTAACAAGGTAAGCACTaacaaattgaacaaaGCGTTGGATATTATTGGTGAGAGATATAAATATGCGGTGGCTAACTTTTCGCCTacagaaattaaaaaagagCAGGAGGGAGAGTacgatgatgaagataatgatggTGATGACTTCAGCCCAGAAACTAACTATACCTTACCACCACCAAAAGACCTTTCATACCAAGATAAGAAAGAACatattaatttgattataaagaactttttcaaattagcTGATAAAAACGTATctgatgttgaagaaaaacaAGAGTTGGGTGGTAAGGATACCGTAACTAAAGAATTAACAAAGATCGCCATCAAAGCGTGGAAAAAGGATTCTTGGTTTGTATTATTGACAAGATTAGCCACTCGTGGTATGAGAACAGTTGATTCTACAAAGACAGTTATAGGTTCAGAAAAggttgaaaatgaaagcACTGATGTTGCTCAAAACGAGGAATTGAGTGATCTAATTAGACAATCTATTTTCGACCACTTCCTCGATAATGTACACTCAAGAATAGACTTAATCATTGAGTGGCTCAATGAAGAGTGGTACAGCGAGAAGGTATTCAACGAAGACGTGGTGTACAAACAATTAacagaaaaatatattgaggaatatgaatcaaatcctgttgaaaatgattcagTTGAAGAGAGAGTTAATAGAGAAATCGATAATATAGAGATTCCAACCCCAACTTACAACAAATGGACTGGTAAGGTTTTAGACTCCTTAATTCCATTTTTGGAACCAAACgataagaaaatatttatcagaTTATTATCTGACTTACCCTACttaaatgaagatttagTGTCGAGAATCAAATCGTTGTGTTTTGACCCAGTTAGGTCTAAAATCGGGTTTTTGTCTTTGCAATTCTTAATCATGTACAGACCTCCCGTAAAACTGGCATGCATACATATTCTCGAAGACCTCTCGAACAGTGACCAAGAGGACCTTAAAGAAGAGGCAactaaattattgaaaaaatatgaaCAATAG
- a CDS encoding DEHA2F16104p (no similarity), whose product MDNIQGYSSENESDNDAKTTSTTKLKSFKVFNNDKYTKNKIVLHQPLHIEFRENTTEKYEEESSDVDNEIRQNDAQDTEKSSDKTEQNMTEPKMTEFNTSEFYEENAINQDKYEGQSKSNQPLKQLSNVRSHQLSNIIRLGQANEAKLHELHGGSKVHKPKTSKNKK is encoded by the coding sequence ATGGATAATATACAAGGATACTCAAGTGAAAATGAGAGCGACAATGACGCGAAGACAACTAGTACAACAAAATTGAAGTCATTCAAGGTGTTTAATAACGATAAGTATAcgaaaaataaaattgtaTTACACCAACCATTACATATAGAGTTTCGGGAAAATActactgaaaaatatgaagaagaatcttCTGATGTAGACAATGAAATACGGCAAAATGATGCTCAGGATACGGAGAAGAGTTCAGACAAAACTGAACAGAACATGACTGAACCAAAAATGACTGAATTCAACACGAGTGAATTTTATGAGGAGAATGCGATAAACCAAGACAAGTACGAGGGACAACTGAAATCCAATCAACCTTTGAAACAACTCTCAAACGTACGACTGCATCAATTGtcaaatattattagattAGGTCAGGCCAATGAAGCGAAATTACACGAATTACACGGGGGGAGTAAAGTACACAAGCCAAAAACACTGaagaataaaaaataa
- a CDS encoding DEHA2F16126p (weakly similar to uniprot|P47114 Saccharomyces cerevisiae YJR054W): MGQKDANYVQGYFDPHKEIDKYNLDDSTFDLINIDRFHNTKASTVFSYMFIWILMMLSWVLLAVDIYTCLNILVFHRWSNDDYKPYAYSVAKWIFTGCIIFQFLLLIYHWIWAIHTFRTKNIALTYVNWIARLLYIIRSYNYHCLFHQIEQDNFFDWACFLSYGELDNALQILVADTPRQVINILTLRYYATDGDISNDIIQNIKKIATSNLRLSIILSFMCLSFAIWSIFFIKFLLGMLLYIPVMVKLRKRDYKSLKKYCCDVVNENVRVLVLKNHKSKKTLLEEGIVDIKDINTNPLLSSSTTSFDFDNKFENMVSGIGHTDSRNISVPSAIHEVNSGYRYNDNYKLYNKSHTHTYESLPLDDLSSQYHGVKRTVPNSYIPSNLQRAYNTNDSNYGFTNPFDDINKMTSKDNLMFARSTHTPGRKQPPVESDPFDDDAASSLNDSFDKSQPLAQRKFSNSSLTDTASYPPRTIEKQHSKSSLSYDNPVNHRKEPHSLLHANSGNIPYPLRGVSMYEEASDKDYENPEKISSSSETGYPVESASSTDDDNDFAYTTHH; encoded by the coding sequence ATGGGTCAGAAAGATGCCAATTACGTCCAAGGTTATTTTGATCCACATAAAGAGATCGATAAATATAACTTAGATGATTCTACgtttgatttaataaatatagataGGTTTCATAATACAAAAGCATCTACGGTATTTTCGTACATGTTCATATGgatattaatgatgttATCATGGGTTTTGCTTGCGGTCGATATCTATACttgtttgaatatattgGTGTTTCATAGGTGGTCCAATGACGACTATAAACCATACGCGTATTCAGTGGCTAAATGGATATTTACAGGGTGtattattttccaatttttattattgatttacCATTGGATATGGGCCATTCATACGTTTCGTACCAAGAATATTGCCCTTACCTACGTGAACTGGATTGCCCGTTTGCTTTATATTATCAGGTCATATAACTACCACTGTTTGTTTCACCAAATAGAACAGgacaatttctttgattggGCCTGTTTTTTGAGCTACGGCGAGTTAGATAATGCATTACAGATTCTTGTGGCTGATACTCCAAGGCAAGTCATCAATATCTTAACCTTGAGGTATTATGCGACAGATGGTGATATACTGAATGATATTATCCagaatattaaaaaaatagcCACTAGCAATTTGAGATTATCGATCATCTTATCGTTCATGTGTCTCTCGTTTGCCATTTGgtcaattttctttatcaagtTTTTATTAGGTATGCTTTTATACATACCCGTAATGGTTAAATTGCGTAAAAGAGATTATAAATCGTTAAAAAAGTACTGCTGTGATGTCGTCAACGAAAACGTAAGAGTGTTGGTTCTCAAGAATCATAAGTCCAAGAAGACATTGCTCGAAGAAGGTATAGTGGATATCAAAGATATTAATACAAACCCCTTactttcatcttcaactactagttttgattttgataataaatttgaaaatatggTTCTGGGTATTGGTCACACCGATTctagaaatatttcagtACCATCAGCCATACACGAAGTAAATTCTGGTTATCGTTACAACGATAATTACAAACTATACAATAAAAGTCATACACATACATACGAATCCTTACCACTTGACGACCTTTCTTCACAATATCATGGTGTCAAACGAACGGTTCCCAATTCGTATATTCCATCCAATCTTCAAAGGGCATATAATACCAATGATTCAAACTACGGTTTTACAAACCcatttgatgatataaataagatGACAAGTAAAGATAATTTGATGTTTGCTAGATCTACACATACACCGGGTAGAAAGCAGCCACCTGTTGAATCAGATCCATTCGATGACGATGCAGCTTCAAGTCTAAATGATTCGTTTGATAAATCTCAACCATTAGCACAAAGAAAGTTTTCTAATAGTTCGCTAACGGATACAGCCTCCTATCCACCTAGAACGATTGAAAAACAACATTCTAAGTCTTCTTTGAGCTACGACAACCCAGTAAATCATAGGAAAGAACCACATTCATTACTTCACGCAAACTCAGGAAATATACCATATCCGTTAAGAGGAGTTTCAATGTATGAAGAAGCTAGTGATAAAGATTACGAAAATCCCGAAAAAATATCATCCAGCTCAGAAACTGGATACCCAGTAGAGTCAGCATCAAGTACAGATGATGACAACGACTTTGCATATACAACGCATCATTAG
- a CDS encoding DEHA2F16148p (similar to uniprot|Q3E7B2 Saccharomyces cerevisiae YJL062W-A Mitochondrial membrane protein), giving the protein MAVLGKPKGHNRYRDPRTFEMTPALLRVRAPFFARNMIGLALATSIPLGVYLYTVDMLSKDEFSDIPIPPIADDELAKLKKEYEDKKNSS; this is encoded by the exons aTGGCTGTTTTAGGTAAACC AAAAGGACATAATCGTTATCGTGATCCAAGAACATTTGAAATGACTCCAGCGTTATTACGAGTCAGAGCTCCATTTTTTGCTAGAAACATGATTGGTTTGGCTTTAGCTACTTCTATTCCACTAGGTGTCTATTTATACACGGTTGATATGTTGAGTAAAGACGAATTCAGTGATATTCCAATCCCTCCAATTGCAGATGACGAATTAGCcaagttgaagaaagaatacgaagacaagaaaaattcatcttgA
- a CDS encoding DEHA2F16170p (similar to uniprot|P40362 Saccharomyces cerevisiae YJL069C UTP18 Possible U3 snoRNP protein involved in maturation of pre-18S rRNA), producing the protein MSKNRNGDEVSIPPKDEEEILLEKLVFGDLQGFETNLKKLDNLYDYSSDEQDEGSNDSDESSDDENDLEDVQDDQLFYIDDGTNEAQGDKDAMDIDEDSQSDDEIDDEEDDNDSEIAWEDSDDERLNISLLSSDKMKKLRKVETDSTINGKSYITRLRSQFEKIYPKPEWVDKLQQEENDMEDEDSDAEVIGNEDEEITEASNNDNNAVLKLLSSTQQFIITKQLKLISPNKISITRLKDANHSKLSKAAIQSLSFHHSHPLLLTGGFDRTLRIYHIDGKTNNVVTTLHLRNSPISSCYFSPFPSKDNKNLIFAGGRRRYMNKWDLNTGEVEKISRMYGHEQFQRSMEYFKISSKGTYIGLTGSSGWCNILNGLTGQWIKGFKIEGTIVDFEFANDESFIIVINSAGEVWEFELSNDNASKNESKKEPTHHNKIIRRWQDDSGTGITKIKLGGPKNRWLAIGTNNGIVNVYDRNSLTDGRHPKPIKTVENLVTSISSLNFTPDGQILCIASRAKKDALRLVHLPSCSVYSNWPTSGTPLGRVTSVTFSPNNEMLAIGNEGGKVTLWRINHY; encoded by the coding sequence ATGTCTAAGAATAGGAATGGAGATGAAGTTCTGATCCCTCCTAAggacgaagaagaaatattgttAGAAAAGTTGGTGTTTGGAGATTTACAGGGCTTTGAAactaatttaaaaaaacTTGATAATTTGTATGATTATTCTTCTGATGAGCAAGATGAGGGCAGTAACGATTCAGATGAATCATCTGACGACGAGAATGATTTAGAAGATGTGCAAGATGATCAATTGttttatattgatgatgGAACTAATGAAGCACAAGGAGATAAAGATGCGATGGATATCGACGAAGATTCACAATCAGACGATGAGATagatgacgaagaagacgaTAATGATTCGGAAATTGCATGGGAAGATAGTGATGACGAAAGATTAAATATCTCATTACTTTCTTCTgataaaatgaaaaaattaagaaaagTTGAAACAGATTCAACTATAAATGGTAAATCGTATATAACAAGATTGAGATcacaatttgaaaagatttACCCAAAACCTGAATGGGTCGATAAATTACAACAGGAAGAGAATGATATGGAAGATGAGGATTCAGATGCAGAAGTCATCGGTAACGAGGATGAGGAAATAACAGAGGCTTCGAATAACGATAATAATGCTGTCTTAAAGCTCTTATCATCCACACagcaatttattattacaaagcaattaaaattaatatcacCAAACAAGATCTCTATTACAAGACTTAAAGATGCTAACCATTCGAAACTTTCCAAAGCAGCTATCCAATCATTATCTTTCCATCACTCCCATCCGTTATTATTGACCGGTGGTTTTGATAGAACATTACGTATTTACCATATCGATGGTAAGACTAACAACGTGGTAACTACATTACATTTGCGTAATTCACCAATTTCATCTTGTTATTTTTCACCATTTCCATCGaaagataataaaaatttaatctTCGCTGGTGGCAGAAGACGTTACATGAACAAATGGGATCTTAACACAGGTGAAGTCGAAAAGATTTCCCGTATGTATGGTCATGAGCAATTTCAAAGATCAATGGAATACTTTAAGATTTCCTCGAAAGGTACATATATCGGACTTACTGGTAGCAGTGGTTGGtgtaatatattaaatggTTTGACTGGTCAATGGATTAAGGGCTTCAAGATTGAGGGAACCATCGTGGACTTTGAATTTGCTAATGATGAAAGCTTCATAATTGTCATTAATTCGGCTGGTGAAGTCTGGGAATTTGAGTTGTCCAATGATAATGCATCGAAAAACgaatcaaagaaagaacCAACGCatcataataaaattataagAAGATGGCAAGATGATAGTGGTACTGGTATAACAAAGATTAAACTCGGTGGCCCTAAAAATCGTTGGTTGGCAATTGGTACTAATAATGGTATTGTCAATGTATACGACCGTAATTCCTTGACCGATGGAAGACATCCAAAACCCATTAAAACTGTCGAAAACTTGGTTACATCTATTTCTTCCTTAAATTTTACACCAGATGGCCAAATATTGTGTATCGCTTCGAGAGCTAAGAAAGATGCCTTGAGATTAGTCCACTTGCCGTCTTGTTCGGTGTATTCCAACTGGCCCACCAGTGGTACTCCTTTAGGTAGAGTTACCTCGGTCACCTTTTCTCCAAATAATGAGATGTTGGCTATTGGTAACGAAGGTGGTAAAGTTACATTATGGAGAATTAATCATTATTAG
- a CDS encoding DEHA2F16192p (similar to uniprot|P33418 Saccharomyces cerevisiae YKL205W LOS1 Nuclear pore protein involved in nuclear export of pre-tRNA) — MDEQISKAVEIALSGTSDLVLKNQAFEFINQIKSTEEGYKSCLDILLKSINSNSPLNQEFKFFILQVIDENITKLNNEQLYELNSDLFQYLNYVINSNINDPVYLKNKFAGIMGNLFCFTYLSINPTFLKDLLALIADNNLIAIDIYSRIIIAVHTEISDKFISRSREVQDRNNLLKDQIRTNDMNLLVDNWQKILRNPELIQHNNEVLNNFLKIIGYYINWMEITLFISNDFINIIFQYLNKPDQRNETCLTLIEVISKKMKPLNKLELISLLNLTSIINSINNDDDLEFMENIAKLSNQVGLELVIVLESSELELFDSINQQFLNLWPSIFKFLSHEYDDISQQIFPFIQQYLLTCKKFNQLASIELLSSLLNKIILKMKFDDDDDGTDDESTEQFNEVRLKLKTFQDTIAILKPELFLEAIPIVINESIFANVSDFDKVNWRNLELGLFELNTFTESLRNNLINLPKQEIGNSKPYVLVQEFLIKLINSDVVLKVDHPKIQLGFFELIVRHYNFLNTNINNQEVILRILELFSSPLGLFNNSEKVRLRTWYLFFRFVKLTKPTLNNSSFIENLFIKLQPLLVIKAELPTKDEDNDTVENGNFNNQLNLFESIGLLISLLSVDISLKVRMIDLIFQPLFNDLENCISNKDKVNQQLIALQAHHSLMAIGTFARGYDYDYNNKYSAEIVGKINNASQVVLITLENFAKFEIIRDAARFSFARFIPILNEEINNHLSKLVSIILAANNLKISELTNFLNFLGQIVHNFQSNDNIYKLLNDLLSPLLDKIFSLLKYNGENNEYESMPDIIRDKESLKKSYMNFISAIITNHSSSLLITETNKQKFPIILESFFVYAYNTSEPTVSKLAITQLINVVSVMGGHGGKINDPQDKYGESLPPLEGVDEYLMNKAVQLSFELPFQKSEFDLKDAQYRLVGQEIASLLKTYQEKRGDEYLTFLSNYLTNMGLSSELMTDFCTNLVKVDQRAFKKYFITFVTELKGK; from the coding sequence ATGGATGAACAAATTCTGAAGGCAGTCGAAATTGCTCTAAGTGGTACCAGTGATTTAGTTTTAAAGAATCAAgcatttgaattcattaatcaaattaaatcaaCCGAGGAGGGATATAAATCATGCttagatattttattaaaatccATCAACAGCAATTCGCCTTTAAACCAAGAATTCAAGTTTTTTATACTACAGGTGATTGATGAGAATATTacgaaattgaataatgaacaGTTATACGAATTAAACTCAGATTTGTTTCAGTACTTGAACTAtgtaattaattctaatattaatgatcCAGTGTACTTGAAGAATAAGTTTGCAGGGATAATGGGTAATTTATTCTGTTTCACTTATTTGAGCATCAATCCAACTTTTTTGAAGGATTTGCTAGCGCTTATTGCAGACAATAACCTAATTGCTATCGACATATACAGTAGAATTATAATTGCTGTGCATACGGAGATTAGTGACAAATTCATTTCTAGGTCAAGAGAAGTTCAAGACAGAAATAACCTATTAAAGGACCAGATTCGTACAAATGACATGAATTTGTTAGTAGACAACTGGCAAAAGATTTTAAGAAACCCAGAATTAATACAGCATAACAATGAagttttaaataatttcttgaagatcATTGGATACTATATTAACTGGATGGAGATTACCTTATTCATCTCTAACGATTTCATTAACATTATATTCCAATATCTTAATAAACCAGACCAAAGAAATGAAACATGTTTGACTTTGATTGAGGTTATTTCCAAGAAAATGAAGCCtttgaataaattggaattgatttctttgttgaatttgacttcaatcattaattcaattaataatgatgatgacttAGAATTTATGGAAAATATTGCTAAATTATCCAATCAAGTAGGTCTAGAATTAGTCATTGTTTTAGAATCTTCcgaattagaattatttgattctaTTAATCAACAGTTTTTAAACTTATGGCCCtcaatcttcaaattcttgtCTCATGAATACGACGATATTTCCCAGCAAATTTTCCCTTTCATTCAGCAATATTTGTTGACCTGCAAGAAGTTTAATCAATTAGCATCTATTGAATtgttatcatcattattaaataaaattatcttaaaaatgaaattcgacgatgatgatgatggcactgatgatgaatcaaCCGAACAATTTAATGAAGTCAGATTAAAGCTAAAGACATTCCAGGATACCATTGCTATTTTAAAgccagaattatttttggaGGCTATACCAATAgttattaatgaatctaTTTTTGCTAACGTTAGTGACTTTGATAAGGTAAACTGGAGAAACTTGGAACTAGgcttatttgaattaaatacatTTACAGAATCATTAAGGAACAATTTGATTAACTTACCGAAGCAAGAGATAGGTAATTCGAAGCCTTACGTTTTGGTTCAAGAGTtcttaattaaattaattaattcagaCGTAGTATTAAAAGTTGACCATCCAAAAATTCAGTTGGGATTTTTTGAACTAATAGTTCGTCACTATAACTTTTTAAATACTAATATCAATAACCAAGAAGTTATCCTAAgaattttggaattgtttTCTTCACCATTAGGCTTATTCAACAACTCCGAGAAAGTGAGATTAAGAACGtggtatttattttttagATTTGTCAAGTTAACCAAGCCAACATTAAACAACTCATCTTTCATTGAGAACTTGTTCATTAAATTACAGCCATTGCTTGTCATAAAGGCAGAGTTACCTACAAAGGATGAGGATAACGACACCGTTGAAAATggtaatttcaataacCAATTGAACCTTTTTGAAAGTATTGgattattgatttctttgCTATCTGTGGATATTTCGTTAAAGGTAAGAATGATTGATTTGATCTTTCAGCCATTGTTCAATGACCTAGAAAATTGTATTTCGAACAAGGATAAGGTTAATCAACAACTAATTGCATTGCAAGCCCATCATTCACTCATGGCGATTGGTACGTTTGCTAGGGGTtatgattatgattataataataagtatTCAGCAGAAATTGTCggtaaaattaataatgcatCCCAAGTTGTTCTAATTACATTGgaaaattttgcaaaatttgaaatcatAAGAGATGCAGCTAGATTCTCATTTGCTAGATTTATTCCAATCTTAAACGAGGAAATCAACAATCATTTAAGCAAGTTAGTTTCTATCATCTTAGCTgctaataatttgaaaatttcagaGCTAACCAACTTTTTGAACTTCTTAGGTCAAATTGTTCATAACTTTCAAAgcaatgataatatttataagtTACTAAACGATTTATTATCTCCTTTGTTGGACAAAATATTTTCGTTATTAAAGTATAATGGcgaaaataatgaatacgAATCCATGCCTGATATAATCAGAGATAAGGAGTCGTTGAAAAAGTCATATatgaattttattagtGCTATTATCACTAATCATTCATCTAGTTTGTTGATCACGGAAACTaacaaacaaaaatttCCAATCATATTGGAGAGTTTCTTTGTATACGCTTATAATACATCTGAACCCACAGTCTCAAAATTGGCCATAACTCAACTTATTAATGTTGTTTCAGTTATGGGCGGTCATGGTGGTAAAATTAATGATCCTCAAGATAAGTATGGCGAAAGTCTTCCCCCGCTAGAAGGAGTCGATGAATACTTGATGAATAAGGCGGTCCAGTTATCTTTTGAATTGCCATTCCAGAAACTGGAATTTGATTTGAAGGATGCACAGTACAGGCTTGTGGGACAAGAAATTGCATCTTTGTTAAAAACCTACCAAGAAAAGAGAGGTGATGAATATCTTACGTTCCTTTCGAATTACTTGACTAATATGGGCCTTTCACTGGAATTAATGACGGATTTCTGTACTAATCTAGTTAAAGTGGACCAAAGAgctttcaagaaatatttcattaccTTTGTTACTGAATTGAAAgggaaataa
- a CDS encoding DEHA2F16214p (no similarity), whose amino-acid sequence MVLSVFGYGNGTQYYHVLLLQGIGYSNNLTE is encoded by the coding sequence ATGGTATTACTGGTGTTTGGTTATGGAAACGGGACGCAGTATTATCATGTTTTGTTATTGCAAGGAATTggatattcaaataatttgacaGAGTGA
- a CDS encoding DEHA2F16236p (weakly similar to uniprot|P53206 Saccharomyces cerevisiae YGR012W): protein MIRTSIRRLTISRNHDIKLPFVPLVSENGFPQAIGNTPLLRLPRISDKIGRNVYAKAEFMNPGGSIKDRAALYVINDAEEKGLIKPGGTIVEGTAGNTGIGLAHVCRAKGYKCVIYMPNTQSKNKIETLRLLGATVHPVPAVAFDNPENYNHQAKRFAESQENAAWTNQFDNVANRQAHIETTGPEIWSQLNGKVDAFTCSTGTGGTFAGVTRYLKEISNGATKCVLADPPGSVLYSYIKSNGETMERGGSSFTEGIGQGRVTDNLKQEIPLVDDALKITDEESIEMLYRLLDEEGLYIGGTGALNVVAAVKVAQSLPEGSNVVTLLADSAHKYSDRIFSKSWLQSKGLFDALPSHLKKYATLE from the coding sequence ATGATTAGAACCAGCATTCGTCGCTTGACTATAAGCAGAAATCACGATATCAAGCTTCCATTCGTGCCTTTGGTATCAGAGAACGGTTTCCCACAGGCAATTGGGAACACACCGCTTCTCAGGTTACCCAGGATCTCCGACAAGATCGGAAGAAATGTTTACGCCAAAGCTGAATTTATGAACCCAGGAGGATCAATTAAGGACAGGGCTGCATTGTATGTTATTAACGATGCTGAAGAGAAGGGTTTGATCAAACCTGGTGGAACCATTGTGGAAGGTACTGCTGGTAATACGGGGATCGGGTTGGCCCATGTATGCAGAGCTAAAGGCTATAAGTGTGTGATCTACATGCCGAACACCCAATCTAAGAATAAGATTGAAACTTTGAGGTTATTGGGGGCCACCGTACACCCAGTTCCAGCGGTTGCATTTGACAATCCAGAAAATTATAACCACCAGGCTAAGAGGTTCGCTGAATCTCAAGAAAATGCCGCCTGGACCAACCAATTCGATAATGTTGCCAACAGACAGGCACATATTGAAACAACTGGGCCAGAAATCTGGTCTCAATTGAACGGTAAAGTGGATGCTTTCACCTGTTCCACTGGTACAGGGGGGACTTTTGCTGGTGTAACCAGATATTTGAAGGAAATCTCCAACGGGGCAACCAAATGTGTCTTAGCTGATCCACCAGGATCCGTCTTGTATTCTTACATCAAGTCTAATGGAGAAACGATGGAAAGAGGTGGCTCTTCCTTCACTGAAGGTATTGGTCAAGGTAGAGTTACCGATAACTTGAAACAAGAAATCCCATTGGTAGACGATGCTTTAAAAATCACCGATGaggaatcaattgaaatgtTGTACCgtttattagatgaagaGGGATTATACATCGGTGGTACTGGTGCTTTGAACGTTGTCGCTGCTGTCAAAGTAGCCCAATCTTTACCAGAAGGCTCGAATGTCGTTACTTTGTTAGCTGATTCAGCTCACAAATATAGTGATCGTATCTTCTCTAAAAGCTGGTTACAATCAAAGGGTTTATTTGACGCTTTACCTTctcatttgaagaagtaCGCTACCCTCGAATGA